From Micromonospora echinaurantiaca:
CCGGGACGGGCGGCCAGGCGGGACACCAGCTCGTCGACCCGGCGGCGGACGATCGGACCGTACCGCTGCTCGACCCGGTCGGCGGTGTTGGCGAACGTCGCCCGCAGCGCCCGGCGGATCCGCGGGTGCACCGGCGGATCCGCGGCGGCGGTCGTGGGCGGCGCGTCGATCCGGACGATGATGTCCATCGCCTCCGGGCAGACCTGGTAGACCGGGGCGAGGGTGAGCGCGTTGCCGAAAGTTTCCGCGTCGCCGAGCGCCCGGCGCACGTCGGCGTGCCGAGTGATCAGCCACAGCCCGAGTTCCGGGTCGTGGTGCACCCCGCCGGGGGTGTCGAGGATCCGCCGCCACACCTGCGCCGGATCGGCGAGATACGCCCCGGCGAACGGATTCAACCGCATGACCGCCTCCTGGAGTGCCGTGGCGGCGCGCGAATTCGTAACCGTCGACGACCGCCGGAGACCTTCACGGTGCGCCAATTCCGTGGGCAAGTCAAGATTTGTGTTCGTCAATGCAAAAGACGATGGGAATTGCGCCGTACCGCTATTGCCCAATCCTTGCCCTTATGCAAGTTGCGTCCTGACGCTTGCCTGTCGCGACCCCGATGACCAGCACAGCCACTGATCAGTGACGGCGCGCCACCGCTTTCGCTGCGACCCGGCGGCAATGGCGGTCCGGCTCGCCGTAACCGCAGCACGACCACTGACCGACGTCAACGGAGTCGCATTTCCCGTTCCGCGACCGGACCCGCGTCCATAGACAACGCGACGGACTACTGCGCCCACGGGTCCGACGTAATTCGGGTTCGCCCGAACCGGTCGAGACCCCCGACGGTGGACGCCGTCCTCGGCGCCGTACCGCTGGTGCCGCTGCCGCACCGGGCCGGCTGAACCCGGCCCTCCCGGCGGAGGGTCAGCCGGGCGGGCGACCGGCTCGGACCGTCGGCGAGCGGCGGTCGACCCGGCCGGCGCGCAGCAGCCAGCGCCAGCGCGGAAGCTCCGCGGCCACCGTCGCCAGGGCCAGCGCCGCCACGGCGATCGCGACGCCGCGCGGCCACGCGACCCACGCCGACCAGACGGCCGCGACCAGTTGCAGCAGCACCAGGGCGATGGTGACCACGCCGGGCACCGGAACCAGCACGTGGGGCTTGTCGCCACGGGTCGCGAAGACGGTCGGCAGCCCCACGAGCACCACCACCGCAGCGATCGCCAGCGGCACCGAATGCCCGGCGAGCGCCCACGGCGTCGCCACCCAGGCGATCAGCTCGGTGCCGAACCGCAACGCGGAGGCCAGCCCGGGACGGTTCGGCGAGCTCAACTCGGTCACTCGGCGAGTATGGCCACCGCCCGCCACCGGAATCCACCCGACCGCCGGGACGCCCGCTCGGCTAGCGGTCACGCCGCCCGGTCGCCCGATCCGCTCCGGCCGCGGGCACGCGCCCGCGGCCGGAGCGAGCGGTGTCAGATGGTACGGGCGAGCCGGTCGGCGAGGATCCGGGTGAACCGCGATGGGTCGGCCAGTTCCCCACCCTCGGCGAGCAGCGCGATGCCGTAAAGCAGTTCGGCGGTCTCCTTCAGCGACTCCTCGGTGCCGCCCTGCTCGTGCGCCTTGCGCAGGCCGGCGACCAGCGGGTGCCCCGGGTTGAGTTCGAGGATCCGCTTCACCGTCGGCACCTCGTGCCCCATCGCCCGGTACATCTTCTCCAGGGTCGGCGTGATGTCGTGGGCGTCGCCGACCACGCAGGCCGGCGAGGTGGTCAGCCGGGACGACAGGCGTACCTCCTTGACGCTGTCGGCCAGCGCCTCGCCCATCCAGGTGAGCAGGTCGGCGTAGTCCTGACGCTGCCGCTCCCGCTCCGCCTCGGCCTCCTTCTTCTCCTCCTCGGTGTCCAGGTCCACCTGGCCCTTGGCGATGGAGCGCAGGGCGCGGCCGTCGTACTGGCCGACCCGCTCGACCCAGACCTCGTCTACCGGGTCGGTGAGCAGCAGCACCTCGTAGCCCTTGGCGCGGAACGCCTCCATGTGCGGCGAGTTCTCGATCATGCTGCGCGACTCGCCGGTGGCGTAGTAGATGTCGCTCTGGCCGTCCTTCATCCGGGCGACGTAGCCGGCGAGGTCGGTCAGCTCGGCCGGGTCGTTGGTGGAGGCGACCGACAGGATCTCCAGGAGGGTTTCCTGGTTCTCCAGGTCGTCGATCAGGCCCTCCTTGACCACGGCGCCGAACTCGCTCCAGAAGGTCCGGTAGCGCTCGGCGTGGTTGGCCTTGAGGTCCTTGACCGTGGCGAGGATCTTCCGCACCAGCCGGCGCCGGACGACCTGGATCTGCCGGTCCTGCTGGAGGATCTCCCGGGAGATGTTCAGCGACAGGTCGTGCGCGTCCACCACGCCCTTGACGAAGCGCAGGTAGTTCGGGGTGAGCGCCTCGCAGTCGTCCATGATGAAGACGCGCTTGACGTAGAGCTGCACGCCGCGGCGGCCCTGCGGGGAGAACAGGTCCAGCGGCGCGTGGGAGGGGATGAAGAGCAGGGCTTCGTACTCGAAGGTCCCCTCGCCCTTCATGTGCACGATCTCCAGCGGGTCGGCCCAGTCGTGGCTGACGTGCTTGTAGAACTCGTGGTACTCGGCGTCGTCGACCTCGTCGCGGGACCGCGCCCAGAGCGCCTTCATCGAGTTGAGCGTCTGCACCTCGGTGGTGGTGTCGCCCTCGGCGCCGGTCCGCTCCACGGTCATCCGGATCGGCCAGGCGATGAAGTCCGAGTACCGCTTGACGATCTCCCGGATCGTCCACTCGGCGGTGTAGTCGTGCAGGTTGTCGTCGGCGTCGGCGGGCTTGAGGTGCAGGGTGACCGAGGTGCCCTGCGGCGCGGAGTCCACCGGCTCCACGGTGTAGGTGCCCTCGCCGGTGGACTCCCAGCGGGTGCCCCCGGCCTCGCCCGCCTTGCGGCTGGTGAGCAGCACCCGGTCGGCGACCATGAAGGCGGCGTAGAAGCCGACCCCGAACTGCCCGATCAATTCCTGCTTGGCGCCCGCGTCCGCCGACTCGCGCAGCTTGCGCAGCAGCTCCGCGGTGCCGGACTTGGCGATCGTGCCGATCACCTCGATCACCTCGTCGCGGGACATGCCGATGCCGTTGTCCCGGACGGTCAGCGTCCGCGCCGCCTTGTCGACCTCGATCTCGATGTGCAGGTCGTCGGTGTCGACGACGAGGTCCTTGTCGACCAGCGACGCCAGGCGCAGCTTGTCCAGCGCGTCGGAGGCGTTCGAGATCAGCTCCCGCAGGAAGACGTCCTTGTTCGAGTAGATCGAGTGGACCATCAGCTGGAGCAGCTGACGCGCCTCGGCCTGGAACTCCAACGTTTCGGCCCGGTCGGTCACACCGTGTCCTTTCTTCTCGCGCCCATGGGGGTTCGCGGAAAGGATACGAGCCGTCGCCGATCGCACCCGCCGGGTAGTCCGGGGACCGACACCCGCACCGGGGTACGGGCCCGCGGCAGGACACGTATTGACAACCGTCGACGTTAGCGCGACCCTGGCGAGAGAGCGCTCTCTCACTCGCCCCGGGCACAGCACATCACCACCACCACTTCTGGCCAGGGAGCTCCGATGCCTTTTCGGCGGCGGCGGAGGGGTCCCTGACCCGTACCCCGACAGGAGTCACGAGATGGACAGGGCCGCACCCCTCTCCGGTACCCGCCGCCGGTTGCGCCTCACGACAGCGATCGGCGCCCTGCTGGCACTCCTCGGCACGTACGCCGTGCTCACCGCCGCGCGGGCCGACGCCGCCCCGGTCGCCAACGTCATCCGGGTCGCCGAGTTCCCCGCCGACTGCCCGTACAGCCACCGGCTGCCGGACGACCCGATCATCTTCCCCGGGCTGCCCGGCGCCTCGCACATGCACAGTTTCTTCGGCAGCAGGGTGACCAACGCGCACACCGACCTGGCCGACCTGCTGGCCTCGACCAGCACCTGCAACCCCAGGGTGGACGTCTCGTCGTACTGGGTGCCGACGCTGTACCGGGACAACGTGCCGGTCGAGCCGACCATCGTCACGTTCTACTACCTGGGCGAGGGCGTCCGCAGCGACATCGTCGCCCGCACCGAGCCGATCCCGCAGGGGTTGCGGATCGTCGCCGGCAACGCCCGGGCCACCGGACCGAACGACAGCATCGCCCGCTGGTCCTGCCTGCACGCCGGGCACGTGCCGCCGTCGAAGAACTTCGTCACCTGCCCGGCCGGCACCATGCTGGAGTCGTACCTGGACTTCCCACAGTGCTGGAACGGCCGCGACCTGGACTCCCCCGACCACAAGAGCCACCTGGCGTACCCGGTGAACCAGGCCTGCCCGGCGACCCACCCGGTGCCGCTGCCGAAGCTGCGGCAGGTGCTGCGCTACCCGGTCAACGGTGATCCGGCGCGGCTCCGGCTCGCCTCCGGACCGGGCTACACCATGCACGGCGACTTCTTCAACGCATGGCCGGTCGAGGAGATGGCCCGCCGGGTCCGCGACTGCATCCGCCCGGTGATCAAGTGCGGGGCGGACGGCCGACCACTCTGAACCCACCGTCCAGCCCCGTGGGGAGCGGGCCCGACGGCACCCCGGGTCCGCTCCCCGCCCTGCGGAGAGGAGGCCGGATGCGCCCGGCCGTACCGCCCCTCCTCGTCGCTGTGGCGCTGCTCGTCGCGGGCTGCGCCGGCGACGCCGGACCATCCGCGGCATCACCGCACCCGGCCGCGCCCGGCGGTGGCGCCCCGACGTCCTCCGACGCCGCCGCGCCAGCCGGCACCGCGTCGGGCGGCACCGCCTCGGGCGGCGGCGCGTCCGGCGGCGCGGCGGGTGCGTTCAACCCAACCGACGTCGCCTGGCTCCAGCTGCACGTGGCGATGACCGACCGGATGCTCCCGGTGCTCGACGTGGTGCCGGCCGGGACCGGCGACCCGGCCTGGCGACTGCTGGCCGCCCGGCTCGGCACCGCCCACCGCGCCGACCTGGCCCGGTCCCGCCAACTGCTGGCCGGCTCGGGCGCACCGACGACCAACCCGCACGAGGGCCACGACATGCCCGGCATGGTCACCGCCGACGAACTCGCGACGCTCCGGGCCGCCACCGGTGTGCCGTTGCACCGGCTGCTCGCCCGCCACCTGCGCGCGTACCTGACGCAGCTGGCCCGGCTCGCCGCCGCCGAGCAACGCGCGGGCAGCCACCCGGCGACCACCGCCCTCGCCGCCGCGATCGCCCGCCAGAGCCGCTCCGAGCTCGCTCACCTCGACCGGCTCGACCACCCGGCCAGCCCGGCCCCGGCAGGCGCTGGGCACGCCGGGCGCGACCAGCCCTGATGGTCGAGTAGGCGGGTCGAGCACCGCCGCCGGCGCCAGCCGGCCGGCGGTGCTCAGGCGGCGAAACGGGCGGCCAGGTCCACGGTACGGCGAGCCGCCGCCACCATCGCCCGGTCGGCGAACCGCCCGTCCGGCAGCACCACCGTTCCGGAATCCCGGGTCTGCGCCTCGGCCACCGCGGCGAGCAGTTCCTCGGCCCGGGCCACCTCCCGCTCCGCCGGCCGGAACGCCTCGGCGATCACCGGGAGCTGACGCGGGTGGATGGCCGCCCGACCGAGGAAGCCGAGCCGCCGGCCCCGGGCGCAGGAGGCGGCCAGGCCGTCGGCGTCGGTCACGTTCGGGTACACCGACATCGCCGGCGGCGGCAGGCCGGCCGCGCGGGCCGCCACCACGATCCGGCCGCGCGCCCAGGTCAGCCCGTCCTCGTCGGTGACGCCCAGGTCGGAGCGGAGGTCGGCCTCGCCGAGCCCGATCGAGGCCACCGCGGGATGGGCCGTGGCGATGGCGTACGCGGACTCCACCCCGGCGGCCGACTCGACCAGCGGGTGCAGCGGCACGGCCACCCGGGCCGCGAGCGCGGTCACCGTCGCGACCGACTCCACCTTGGGCAGCCGCAGCCCGGCCACCCCCGGCCGCCCCGCGACGGCGGCCAGGTCGGCGTCGACGTCCGGACCGGTCAGCTCGTTGACCCGGACCTGCACCGGCACCGGGTGCTCCTCGGCGAGGAACTCCGCCACTGCGTCCCGGGCGTACGCCTTGCGGCCGGCGACCACCGCGTCCTCCAGGTCGAGGATGACTGCGTCGGCGCCCGAGGCGACCGCCTTGGCGAACCGGTCCGGCCGGTCGCCGGGCACGTAGAGCCAGGTGAGCAGCATCAGATCACCCCCTGCGCGCGCAGCTCGGCCAGCTCGGCGTCGGCCAGGCCGAGGGCCCGCAGCACCGCGTCGGTGTCCTGGCCGTGCCGGCGCCCGGCGTGCCGGATCTCCCCCGGCGTGCCGGAGAGCCGGAACGGCACGTTCTGCATCCGCACCTCGCCCAGCTCCTCGTCGGGCACCGTGCGGACCGTGCCCAGCGCCGCGTACTGCGGGTCGGCGAGGATGTCCCGCACGTCGTAGACCGGGGCCACCGCGGCCTGCGCCGCCTCGAACGCGGCCACCACCTCGTCCCGGTCCCGCTTCGCGACCCAGGCGCCCACCGCGGCGTCCAGTTCGTCGGCGTGCGCGGCCCGGCCGCTGCCGGTGGCGAACCACGGCTCGTCCACCAGCTCGGGGCGGCCGACCAGGCGCAGCACCCGCTCGGCGATGCTCTGCGCGCTGGTGGAGACGGCCACCCAGCGCCCGTCGGCGCAGCGGTACGTGTTGCGCGGGGCGTTGTTGTTGGACCGGTTGCCCAGCCGCGGCTGGACGTAGCCGAGCTGGTCGTACCAGGTGATCTGCGGGCCGAGCATCGCCATGATCGGCTCGATGATGGCCAGGTCGACCACCTGGCCGGCGCCGGTGAGGTCCCGGCCGCGCAGCGCCAGCATGACCGCGTACGCGGCGGCCAGCGCGGTCACCGAGTCGGCCAGTCCGAACGGCGGCAGGGTCGGCGGCCCGTCCGGTTCCCCGGTGGCGGCGGCGAAGCCGCTCATCGCCTCGGCCAGGGTGCCGAAGCCGGGCCGCCGGGCGTACGGGCCGACCTGGCCGAAGCCGCTGATCCGGGCGATCACCAGCCGCGGGTTGACCGCGTGCAGCTCGGCCGGGCCGAGACCCCACCGTTCCAGGGTGCCGGGGCGGAAGTTCTCCACCAGCACGTCGGCGTCGGCGAGCAGCCGGCGCAGCAGTTCGGCGCCCTTCGGGTCGGACAGGTTCACAGTGATCGTGCGCTTGTTGCGCCCGAGCACCTTCCACCACAGCCCGACGCCGTCCTTGGCCGGGCCGTGCCCGCGCGACGGGTCCGGCTTGGCCGGGTGCTCCACCTTGATCACGTCGGCGCCGAAGTCGCCGAGGAACGCCGCGGCGAGCGGCCCGGCGAAGAGGGTGGCCAGGTCGACCACCTTCACCCCGGCGAGCGGCCCGGTCCGGTCCGGTTCGGCGGCGCTGGTCACGGCGTTCCCTTCGTCGGGTCGACGGTGGCCAGGAAGACGTCCCCGTTGCCGAGCGCCCCGCCCGGCACCGCCCCGGCGGTGAGCCCGCTGACCAGCAGCCGGCCGTCGGCGCCGAGGGTGGCGTAGACGTTCTCCTCGCCGAAGGCGTCGGCGGCGTCGTCGCGGGCCGTGCCGTACTGGGCGGCGCCGAGCTGCCGGCCGCGCGAGTCCAGCCGCAGGGTCAGCACGTCCGCGCCGCCGACCGGCACGCCGAGGCCGCTGCCGGTGAAGCCGACCACGGCCACCGCCCCGCCGGGCAGCGCCACCACGTCGGCGCCACCGTCGGCGCCGGGGCCGCCGGTCACCGTCCGCCACCGCTGCCGGCCGGCCGCCGTGTACGCCACGGTCAGCACGTCGGTGCCGCCGGCGGTGGCCTCGCCGCCGACCGAGCCGGTGGCCACCACCGTGCCGGTCGAGCTGACCGCGACCCCGCCGAGCAGGTCGTCGCCCGCCCCGCCGACCGACGTCACCCAGCTGCGCGTGCCGCTGTGATCGAACCGGGCCAGCCAGCCGTCGGTGCCGCCGAGCGCGGTGGTGCCGGGCAGGCCGGCCGTGGTGCTTCCGGCCACGTACACGCCGTCGGCGTCGACCGCCACCGCGTACGCCTTGTCCTCGCCGGCGCCGCCGAACTGCCGGCTCCAGGCGACCGACCCGTCCGGGGCGATCCGGGCCAGCACCGCGTCCTTGTCGCCGGCCGAAGCCGACCCGTCGAACGAGCCGCTGGTGTAGCCGGCGGCGTAGGCGCCGCCGTCCGGGGCGGCGGCGACGGCGTAGAACCGGTCCGCCTTGGCCGGGTCGCCGGCCTGGGTCAGCCAGGCCCGCTGCCCGGTGGCGGTCAGCCGGGTCACGAACCCGTCGTCGGCGGGGCTGCCGGGGTGCCGGCCGTCGAGGTCGCCGCGGGTGTAGCCGGCCGCGACCACACCGCCGTCGGCGAGCGGCACCACCCCGTAGAGCCGGTCGTTGGCCGGGGTGCCGAACTGGGTCGTCCACCGGGTGCCGGTGCCGTCGAGCCGGCTCACCACGGCGTCCAGCCCGCCCGCGTACGGCTGGCCGGCGACCGGGCCGGAGGCCGCGTACCCGAGGGTGGTGGCGCCGTCCGGGTGGGCGGCGACGCCGCCGGCCCAGTCGGTGCCCGCGCTGCCGTACGCCGGGCCGGGCAGCCCGGCCGGCGGGGTGACGCTCAGCGTGCCGGCGAGGTGCTTCAGCCCGGCCACGAAGGCCGGCCGCCAGACGTCCCAGTCGTGCCCCCCGTCGAGCACCCGGAACTCGGCGGCCACCCCGTCGGCGCGGCGCACCGTGTTGTAGAGCGTGGCCGCCTCGTAGTCCAGGTCGTGCACCGCGTCCGCCGGGTCCGGGTTCGCCCACTCGTCGTCGCCGACCGCGACGTACATCCGCACCGGGGACTCCGGGTCCAGCCCGGGCAGCAGCGCCGGGTAGTTCAGCCGCTGGTAGACCTCGTCGGAGAAGCGCTGCTCGCCGGAGCCGAAGGCGCCGAACTCGCGGGCCGACGAGTCGGCCGGCGGCAGCGGCCGGTACACCGCCGGGCTGAGCACCAGCGCGTTGGCGAACAGGTCCTGATGAGCCAGCGCGTAGCGCAGCGCGCCCGCGCCGCCCATCGAGTAGCCGCCGACCAGCCGGGCGCCCCGGTGGGCGGCGGTGCGGTAGGTGGCGTCGACGTGCACCACCAGGTCCCGGGTGAGCGCGGTCTCCACCGGCCGGCCCGGGTCGTCCGCGCCGGTGTATGCGGAGTCGACGAACCAGTTGCCCCGGCTGCTCCACGGCGCGTCGGGCAGCACGGCGATCACCGGCGGCACCTCCCCGTCGGCGATCAGCCGGTCCAGGTCGGCCTTCACCCGGGTCCACGCCGCCATGGTGTCGCCCCGGCCGTGCAGCAGGTACAGCACCGGGTAGCGGGTGTCGCCGGCGGCGTCGTAGCCGTGCGGGAGGTAGACGGTGTAGTCGATGTCGCCGCCCAGCGCCGGTGACGGCGCCGTGGCGGTGGTCAGCGTGCCCGCGCGGAGCCGCTCCGCGGCGGCCGGCGCCGCGCCGGCCAGCCCGAGCGCGAGGAGCATGGCGGCCACGCCGCCGCCGATCCGCCAGCGTCTGCTCATCAGGTCACTCCTGTCCGGTCGAGAGGTCCGCGGCGCAGCGGAAGCCGACCTGCTCGGAGCGGGTCAGCCCGGCGCCGGTCAGCAGCAGCTTCACCGACACGTCCGGCGGCTGCGGGCCGCCGTCGAAGTACCAGTCCGAGCCCTCCGCGCGGTACGCGGCGCCGCCCTTGACGATGACGAACCGGGTCCGCCCGTCGGAGTGCTCGCTCTCGGTCAGGTTCCACACCAGCGGCTCCCGACGGTTCAGCAGTCCCGCCTCGGCGGCCACCTGCCACTCGTCCTCGGTCGGCAGCCGCAGCCCGGCCCAGGCCGCGTACGCCCGGGCGTCGGCCAGGTCGACCCCGGTGACCGGGGCGTCGGCCGGCCCCTGCCCCGCGGTGAACCGCTCGGGGCGCACCGGCCGGTAGCCGGAGGCGCGCAGGAACTCGGCGTACTGGCCGTGGGTGACCTCGTCGGTGGCGATGGCGAACCGGCCGAGCTGGACGTTGCGGCGCAGCGTGCCGGTGTGGTGCAGCCGCGGCGGCAGCGGCTTCCACTCGTCCACGTACGGGGTCTCCCCGTACAGCCCGGTCTCCCGCACCCGGTAGCGCACCAGCAGCTCCCACCGGCCGCCGTCGACGGCGACCATGCCCTCGGGCAGCTCGGCGCGTGGCGCCCACGGCGTGCGGGTCCGCACCGCGGCCCGGGCCGGGAAGGACGGGTCGCCGGCCGGGGCGGGGTGCGCCGGCACGGGCGCGTCGGTGGCGACCACCGCGGCGATCGCCCCGCCCGGCAGCGGGCCGCCCACCGCCACCCGACCGTCCGGGGTCGGGGTGGCGGTCAGGTCGGCGCCGGTGACCAGGTCGACGAAGCGCCGGCCGGGACGCGGCTCGGTGACCAGCCACGGCCCGTCGTGGTCGCCGCCGCGGTTGGCCACCGTCCACAGCGGTACGCCCTGGTGCGTCCAGCGGGACGCGTACACCTGGCCGGTGCCCGGGTGGTCGGCGAGCGGGACCCAGTCCTCGGCGCGCAACCACGCGGCGTGGCTCGCCTGCACCCGGCGCATCGCCCGCAGCACCGCCCGGTCGCGGTCGTTCCAGCCAACCCAGACGCCGAAGACGCTCTCCCACACCAGCACCCCGACGCCGTTGAGCCAGGCGGAGTGCAGCTCATCGAGGTGGTCGCGGTGCCAGCGGCGGGTGTGGTGCAGCACGTGCCGCCGCTCGAACCACTTGGCCCGCAGCACCCCGGGCACCGGCGAGTCGGCGAACCACTGCGCCCAGGACATCGCGTGGTCGGCGATCCGGGCCAGCGGCACCCGGCTCTCCCCCTCCAGCACCATCCCGGGCCGGACGGCGTCCAGCTCACGGCGCAGCTCGTCGGCGCCCTCCTTGAGGGTGTCCAGGAAGATCCCGTCGACGCCGAGCTTGCCGGCCAGCGCCGCGACCTCCTGCGCGTCGGTGCCGCTCTCCGGCCGGGTGCCGGTGTCCCAGGGGTTGTAGTCGACGAACACCCGCACCCCGCGGGCCTGGAAGGCACGCACCACCTCGGGCAGCTCGGGCACGTCGCGGTACCAGTCGAACTGGTTGCGCTCGTCCAGCCCGATCACCGGGTACGCGTGCCAGAGCACCACCCCGTCGAAGCCGCCGAAGTCCCGGTCGGCCGCGTTGAGGAAGTCCTCGACGGTGAACACGCCGCGCTCGTGGTCGTAGAGCGTCTCGTCCCAGAGCCAGGCCAGGCAGACGCTGAAGCAGTCGAGCGGGATCTCGTCGTAGTGCGCGCCGGTGTAGCCGAGCCGCGCCCGCGCGTCGGTGCGCCAGCGGGTGAGCTGGTCACGCCAGGTCGGCCAGTCCGCCGGGTCGTCCGGGGCGGCGAAGATCTTCGCCTCGTCCAGCGTGGTCAGGTCGGCGTCCCCGGCGAGCGGCACCTCGGTGGGCCGGTCGATCGGGCGCGGCACGTACGGGTTGAAACTCACAGCGTCACCTCGGTTCGCGACTGCGGGGCTCGCAACACCGGCTCACTCCTCGCGCTCACGGCGTCCCCCGGTATGTCGCGGCGTACAGAGCTTCGATGGCGGCCCGCTCGGGCAGCGCGGTCGACGCGCCGGGGCGCTGGGCGCAGGCGGCCCCGGCGGCGCACGCCCAGCGCAGGATCGCGGTGACCGCGTCGGCGTCGACCGCGCCGCCGCGTTCGGCCCAGCCGACGGCCAGCGCCCCGGTGAACGCGTCACCGGCGGCGGTGGTGTCCACCGCGTCGATCCGCGGCGCCGGGATCTCCAGCCGCAGGCCACTCCGGTCGGCGTACGCGGCGCCCCGCGCGCCGAGGGTCAGCACCACCCGCGGCACCAGCTCCAGCAGGGCGTCCACCAGCACCGGCGGCTCGTCGGCGAAGACCCCGGCGACGACCGCCGCCTCGTGCTCGTTGACCACCAGCACGTCGACCAGGTCGAGCAGCTCCGCCGGCAGCGGCGCGGCCGGCGCGGCGTTGAGCACCACGGTGGTGCCCTCGGCGCGGGCCAGCCCGGCGGCCGCGACCACGGTCGGCAGCGGCACCTCCAGCTGCAGCAGCAGCACGTCGGCGGCGGCGATGGCGGCCCGGTCGTCGACGCCCAGGTCGGTCAGTTCGCCGTTGGCGCCGGGGGCGACCACGATGAAGTTCTCCGCGTCCCGGTCGACCGCGATCAGCGCGACCCCGGACGGGCCGGGGACGGTGCGCAGGCCGCGCACGTCCACGCCCGCCGCCACCAGGCTCGCCCGCAGCTGCGCGCCGAACTCGTCGTCGCCGACCGCGCCGACGAAGCCGCAGGCCGCGCCGGCCCGGGCGGCGGCGACCGCCTGGTTGGCGCCCTTGCCGCCGGGCACGGTGCGGAAGTTCTCGCCGAGCACCGTCTCGCCGGGGCGGGGCAGCTGCGGCGCGGTCACCACCAGGTCGAGATTGGTGCTGCCCACCACGACCACCTCGGCGGTCATCGCACACCTCCCGCTGCCTCCGAAGCCGAGCCGACGCCCGAACCCGGACCGACGCCCGAACCCGGGCCAGCGGCCGGATGCGGATCGGCGGGCGCGGCCGGGGGCGGTTCGGCGAGCGCGGCGGTCCGGGTGGCCAGCTCGTCGAAGCCGATCCCGTCGAAGCCGGCGATGCTGCTGGCCAGCCGGTTGCGCAGCGGGGCAACCCAGCGCTCCGGCAGCCCGGACGCTCCGGCGAGCGCACCGGTGACCGCGCCGACAGTGGCGCCGGTCGAGTCGGTGTCCCAGCCCCCGCTGACCACCGCGCAGATGGACCGTTCCAGGTCCCCCCGCCCGTACGCCAGCGCCGCCGCGACCAGCGCGGCGTTGTTGCGGACGTGCACCCAGTGCAGGTGGCCGTGCCGGGCGTACAACTCGTCCAGCACCGTCTCCCAGTCGTCGGTGGACGCCCCCAGCGCCCGTGCCTCGCGCACGGTGGCGGCGAACCGGCTGGCCGGCGGCAGCACCGCCTCGCCGGCGTCGAGCACCTCGTCCACGCCGGTGGCGACGGTCGCGGCGGCCGCCATCGCCGCCACCCAGACCGCCCCGTACGCACCGGCGCGGACGTGGCTGACCGTGGCGTCGCGCCAGGCCAGCTCGGCGGCCCGGTCGGGGCGGCCCGGGTTGACCCAGCCGTAGACGTCGGTGCGGATCTGCGCGCCGATCCACTCCCGGAACGGGTTGTGCCGCCGCGCGGTCGCCGGCGGCGCCAGCCCGAGCAGCAGGTTGCGGTAGGCGACCCGCTCGGCGGTGAAGACCCGCCCCCCGGGCAGCCAGTCCAGCCACGCCTGCGCCACGTCGGCGCTGGTGAAGTCCCGCCCGTGGGTCTCCAGCACGCGCAGCGCCAGCAGCGCGAAGTTCAGGTCGTCGTCCTCGGGCATGCCGTCGATGTTCTCGGCCAGGCTGGTCGGCGCGCTGCGCCGGTTCCACGGCCAGCGGGCGGCCACCTCGGCGGGCAGCCCGCGCGCGGTGAACCAGTCGCGCAGTGGCCACCGGCCGGTGGCGACGAGGATCTCCCGGATCCCGTGGCGAGGGATCTTCTCCACCGGCTTGCCGAGCAGGCAGCCCGCCGCCCGGCCCAACCAGGCGCCGTGCAGCCGGTCGTACGCCACGGTGGTCGGCAGCGACCAGGTCGCCGGCCAGGTCGCGCGCAGGGCCGCCAGGTCGTCCGGCTCGCCGGCGGCGGCCGGGGCGGGCAGCGCGTCGGCGGCGTCCAGCAGCTCGACGGCGAGCGCCCGCAGCGCCGGTGACGCCGGGGCCGGCGAGGCCCCGCTGAC
This genomic window contains:
- a CDS encoding alpha/beta hydrolase-fold protein produces the protein MSRRWRIGGGVAAMLLALGLAGAAPAAAERLRAGTLTTATAPSPALGGDIDYTVYLPHGYDAAGDTRYPVLYLLHGRGDTMAAWTRVKADLDRLIADGEVPPVIAVLPDAPWSSRGNWFVDSAYTGADDPGRPVETALTRDLVVHVDATYRTAAHRGARLVGGYSMGGAGALRYALAHQDLFANALVLSPAVYRPLPPADSSAREFGAFGSGEQRFSDEVYQRLNYPALLPGLDPESPVRMYVAVGDDEWANPDPADAVHDLDYEAATLYNTVRRADGVAAEFRVLDGGHDWDVWRPAFVAGLKHLAGTLSVTPPAGLPGPAYGSAGTDWAGGVAAHPDGATTLGYAASGPVAGQPYAGGLDAVVSRLDGTGTRWTTQFGTPANDRLYGVVPLADGGVVAAGYTRGDLDGRHPGSPADDGFVTRLTATGQRAWLTQAGDPAKADRFYAVAAAPDGGAYAAGYTSGSFDGSASAGDKDAVLARIAPDGSVAWSRQFGGAGEDKAYAVAVDADGVYVAGSTTAGLPGTTALGGTDGWLARFDHSGTRSWVTSVGGAGDDLLGGVAVSSTGTVVATGSVGGEATAGGTDVLTVAYTAAGRQRWRTVTGGPGADGGADVVALPGGAVAVVGFTGSGLGVPVGGADVLTLRLDSRGRQLGAAQYGTARDDAADAFGEENVYATLGADGRLLVSGLTAGAVPGGALGNGDVFLATVDPTKGTP
- a CDS encoding SUMF1/EgtB/PvdO family nonheme iron enzyme, giving the protein MSFNPYVPRPIDRPTEVPLAGDADLTTLDEAKIFAAPDDPADWPTWRDQLTRWRTDARARLGYTGAHYDEIPLDCFSVCLAWLWDETLYDHERGVFTVEDFLNAADRDFGGFDGVVLWHAYPVIGLDERNQFDWYRDVPELPEVVRAFQARGVRVFVDYNPWDTGTRPESGTDAQEVAALAGKLGVDGIFLDTLKEGADELRRELDAVRPGMVLEGESRVPLARIADHAMSWAQWFADSPVPGVLRAKWFERRHVLHHTRRWHRDHLDELHSAWLNGVGVLVWESVFGVWVGWNDRDRAVLRAMRRVQASHAAWLRAEDWVPLADHPGTGQVYASRWTHQGVPLWTVANRGGDHDGPWLVTEPRPGRRFVDLVTGADLTATPTPDGRVAVGGPLPGGAIAAVVATDAPVPAHPAPAGDPSFPARAAVRTRTPWAPRAELPEGMVAVDGGRWELLVRYRVRETGLYGETPYVDEWKPLPPRLHHTGTLRRNVQLGRFAIATDEVTHGQYAEFLRASGYRPVRPERFTAGQGPADAPVTGVDLADARAYAAWAGLRLPTEDEWQVAAEAGLLNRREPLVWNLTESEHSDGRTRFVIVKGGAAYRAEGSDWYFDGGPQPPDVSVKLLLTGAGLTRSEQVGFRCAADLSTGQE
- a CDS encoding ribokinase; the protein is MTAEVVVVGSTNLDLVVTAPQLPRPGETVLGENFRTVPGGKGANQAVAAARAGAACGFVGAVGDDEFGAQLRASLVAAGVDVRGLRTVPGPSGVALIAVDRDAENFIVVAPGANGELTDLGVDDRAAIAAADVLLLQLEVPLPTVVAAAGLARAEGTTVVLNAAPAAPLPAELLDLVDVLVVNEHEAAVVAGVFADEPPVLVDALLELVPRVVLTLGARGAAYADRSGLRLEIPAPRIDAVDTTAAGDAFTGALAVGWAERGGAVDADAVTAILRWACAAGAACAQRPGASTALPERAAIEALYAATYRGTP
- a CDS encoding ADP-ribosylglycohydrolase family protein is translated as MRITWVQPEDLLPHELAASRDEGRDVGPLAERWAAAGGDLTPPVSGASPAPASPALRALAVELLDAADALPAPAAAGEPDDLAALRATWPATWSLPTTVAYDRLHGAWLGRAAGCLLGKPVEKIPRHGIREILVATGRWPLRDWFTARGLPAEVAARWPWNRRSAPTSLAENIDGMPEDDDLNFALLALRVLETHGRDFTSADVAQAWLDWLPGGRVFTAERVAYRNLLLGLAPPATARRHNPFREWIGAQIRTDVYGWVNPGRPDRAAELAWRDATVSHVRAGAYGAVWVAAMAAAATVATGVDEVLDAGEAVLPPASRFAATVREARALGASTDDWETVLDELYARHGHLHWVHVRNNAALVAAALAYGRGDLERSICAVVSGGWDTDSTGATVGAVTGALAGASGLPERWVAPLRNRLASSIAGFDGIGFDELATRTAALAEPPPAAPADPHPAAGPGSGVGPGSGVGSASEAAGGVR